In Stomoxys calcitrans chromosome 2, idStoCalc2.1, whole genome shotgun sequence, the following proteins share a genomic window:
- the LOC131994802 gene encoding uncharacterized protein LOC131994802: MVTAEMESEERMKFTALYLDVKAKLTRQMNSIRRLESNPRSSTVRQFSVDGGPFSENSSSTRKTRLPEIQLPKFGGAYADWPNFFSLFSTIVDSSAELSDLEKFHHLRSSLTGAALDTISSLELNERNYMEAVKLLKNRFDNKLLNFQTHIKAIFSLKAVEVSPAIGLRQLSDKFNSHLRAMQTIASRDQIADGLLVYLAATKMNRDSQIKWEESLAVNELPSWQSMSSFLEQRCRMLENLENSVVCAGSIQQNNKKQSFKNRHVHVASGSSSPLCAFCDSMDHYIVNCPPFSNLSPSLRFKEAKRLKLCLNCLRKGHVLKKCNSGSCRQCSSKHHTMLHMDQTPSAQPSVVVEPSISQSVLVSSADSSGRSATTGGTVLLATAIVLAKNKFGNFVPCRAILDSASQLNMIANRFAKTLGLNCNRVSATVYGIGDGSMLVEKSVDLVVKSCHSDFTTSFAAMVVPSITDYKPKINLDASNWNMPKNIQLADPAFNKPDHIDMLIGAELFFNLMSVGQIKIGVNLPVLQKTLFGWVVAGGSFQPCKSWSLAVSYSELEEEEEKLSTVVKSFWEIETNFVYDESRSDNELYCENHFLTNFVRLPSGSYSVRLPQIEGRGVSSLGGSYQRALQRLMSLERKFRRSPEIKAQYTTFMREYATLSHMSLISPQVPESKYYLPHHCVHKLDSTSTKLRVVFDGSAKTATGLSLNDILHSGPTIQPKLFNTLVRYRFFKVALSGDICKMYRCVRVSHPDDYLQCILWRENEADDIKTYKLNTVTYGTKPAAFLAIRAMHQLAIDEEENFPLGSKVVRRDFYVDDMLSGGNTIAEVEEIRHQVTALLKKGEFLIRKWCSNDPDALRDVPAEDCETLLKFHDGTDVTKTLGLTWDPQSDNFIFSFTPIDDWKVVTKRSILSSIARLYDPLGLIGPVITKAKMFMQHLWKLNLQWDESLPQSLHSLWIEYISKFDLMHRFTFPRHVSMASASLQIHGFCDASLAAYGACVYLVHFSEEYKALKSDKEIASSSKLYSLAPIIDEFGLIRVGGRLQNSTLDFDARHPIILPKKHPFTASMATHLEVVQDLSTPSFLCSLRRFVATRGKPKTIWSDNASNFVGAKNELDELKQMFSRQSHLNAIHDQCLDDGIDWKFIPPRSPHFGGLWEAAVKSAKFHFYRAVGLNKLTFDELRTLVCQISAILNSRPLCPLSEDPEDLDVLTPGHFLVGGPLISIPEPNMSWINFGRLNSWQKVSELQQIFWRKWSTSYLTLLQERSKWQAQSDNISVGAMVVIKDENLPPLKWQMGRVEETIKGEDGIVRVVNVRTSSGIFKRAITKLAVLPISESVEAPRPSTGGGC; the protein is encoded by the exons ATGGTAACGGCCGAAATGGAAAGTGAAGAAAGGATGAAATTTACCGCCTTGTATTTGGAtgtcaaggccaaattgactcGACAGATGAATTCCATCCGTAGATTGGAATCAAATCCCCGGTCTTCGACTGTGCGCCAATTTTCTGTTGATGGAGGTCCATTTTCTGAAAATTCATCCTCGACACGCAAAACACGCTTACCAGAGATCCAGTTGCCAAAGTTTGGTGGAGCTTATGCTGATTGGCCGAATTTCTTTTCACTGTTCTCAACAATTGTCGACAGCAGCGCAGAACTAAGTGACCTGGAAAAATTCCATCATCTGCGCTCAAGCTTAACAGGTGCCGCCTTGGACACAATTTCATCGTTGGAGCTAAACGAAAGAAATTATATGGAAGCGGTAAAATTGTTGAAGAatcgttttgataataaattgttaaattttcagaCCCATATAAAGGCCATTTTTTCGCTGAAAGCTGTGGAAGTTTCCCCAGCCATTGGTTTGCGCCAGCTTAGTGACAAATTTAATTCGCACCTGCGAGCCATGCAGACGATTGCCAGtagagaccaaattgcagatggGCTCTTAGTATATTTAGCTGCCACTAAAATGAATAGAGATTCCCAAATTAAGTGGGAGGAGAGTCTGGCTGTGAATGAATTGCCGTCGTGGCAGTCCATGTCAAGTTTTTTAGAGCAAAGATGTCGTATGCTGGAGAACTTGGAGAATTCCGTGGTTTGTGCCGGCTCTATtcagcaaaacaacaaaaagcaatCATTTAAAAATCGCCACGTACATGTGGCCTCTGGAAGCTCTTCTCCTTTGTGTGCTTTTTGTGATTCAATGGACCACTACATTGTCAATTGTCCACCTTTCAGCAATCTCTCCCCATCTCTTCGTTTCAAAGAGGCAAAGCGTTTGAAATTGTGCCTCAATTGTCTTCGGAAGGGCCATGTGTTAAAAAAGTGCAATTCGGGCTCTTGCAGGCAATGCTCTTCAAAACACCACACAATGTTGCATATGGACCAAACGCCGTCAGCCCAGCCATCTGTTGTAGTGGAACCATCTATATCCCAATCAGTTCTTGTTTCGTCAGCTGATTCATCTGGAAGGTCAGCAACCACGGGTGGAACCGTCCTGTTGGCAACAGCTATTGTCCTCGCCAAAAACAAGTTTGGGAATTTTGTGCCGTGTCGAGCAATTTTGGATTCTGCATCCCAGTTGAAcatgattgcaaatcgttttgcAAAGACTCTTGGCTTAAATTGTAATCGAGTCTCAGCCACAGTTTACGGCATAGGTGATGGAAGTATGCTGGTTGAAAAATCTGTTGATTTGGTTGTGAAATCATGCCATAGTGATTTCACCACTTCGTTCGCTGCCATGGTGGTACCAAGCATCACTgactacaagccaaaaataaatCTCGATGCCTCCAACTGGAatatgcccaagaacattcaatTAGCAGACCCTGCATTTAACAAGCCGGATCATATCGACATGTTAATTGGTGCCGAATTGTTTTTCAATCTGATGTCAGTGGggcaaataaaaattggtgTCAACCTCCCTGTTTTACAAAAAACATTATTCGGCTGGGTCGTAGCAGGTGGTAGTTTTCAGCCATGTAAATCCTGGTCACTTGCTGTGTCGTATTCCGAGCTtgaggaagaagaagagaagcTTTCAACCGTCGTCAAATCCTTTTGGGAAATCGAGACCAACTTTGTTTATGATGAATCCAGATCTGACAATGAACTCTACTGCGAAAATCATTTTCTAACCAACTTCGTTCGTTTGCCTTCTGGGTCATATTCTGTTCGGCTGCCGCAAATCGAAGGCAGGGGTGTCTCATCACTTGGTGGTTCATATCAGCGTGCATTACAACGTCTAATGTCTTTGGAAAGAAAGTTTCGTCGGAGTCCAGAAATAAAGGCTCAATATACAACTTTTATGCGTGAGTATGCCACATTAAGCCATATGTCGTTAATCTCGCCACAGGTACCCGAATCGAAGTACTACTTGCCACACCACTGTGTCCACAAGTTGGACAGCACATCGACCAAACTTAGAGTGGTTTTTGATGGATCGGCAAAAACCGCAACTGGGCTATCATTAAACGATATTTTGCATTCCGGCCCTACCATACAACCAAAGCTGTTCAATACCTTGGTGAGGTACAGGTTCTTTAAGGTGGCCCTTAGTGGAGACATTTGTAAAATGTACAGGTGCGTTCGAGTGTCACACCCTGACGATTACCTCCAATGCATTCTGTGGCGAGAGAACGAGGCGGATGATATCAAAACCTATAAACTGAACACAGTCACCTATGGTACAAAACCCGCTGCATTCCTGGCTATCCGTGCAATGCATCAACTTGCAATCGATGAAGAAGAGAACTTTCCACTGGGTTCCAAAGTGGTTCGACGTGACTTCTACGTAGATGACATGCTTTCTGGTGGCAATACCATAGCAGAGGTCGAAGAGATAAGGCATCAAGTAACAGCTTTGCTTAAAAAGGGCGAATTCTTGATTCGCAAGTGGTGCTCCAATGATCCAGATGCCCTACGGGATGTTCCTGCAGAAGACTGTGAAacattgttaaaatttcatgacggtACAGATGTCACCAAAACTCTTGGGCTCACTTGGGATCCCCAGAGTGATAATTTCATTTTCTCTTTTACCCCCATTGATGACTGGAAGGTGGTGACAAAGCGGTCCATTTTATCTTCGATTGCCCGCCTTTACGATCCATTGGGTTTGATTGGTCCAGTCATTACAAAggcaaaaatgtttatgcagcATCTGTGGAAACTCAATCTTCAATGGGATGAAAGCTTGCCTCAATCACTACATTCATTGTGGATTGAatatatttcgaaattcgatctgATGCACCGTTTCACATTTCCACGGCATGTTTCAATGGCGTCGGCATCATTGCAGATTCATGGTTTCTGCGATGCCAGCTTGGCTGCTTACGGCGCATGTGTCTAT CTTGTACATTTTTCTGAGGAATACAAGGCGTTGAAATCAGATAAGGAAATTGCATCGTCTAGCAAGTTGTATTCGTTGGCACCTATTATTGATGAGTTTGGGTTAATTCGAGTTGGTGGGCGTCTCCAAAACTCAACCCTGGACTTTGATGCTCGTCACCCCATTATTCTGCCCAAAAAGCATCCGTTTACTGCATCAATG GCAACCCATCTCGAGGTTGTCCAGGATTTATCAACACCTTCATTTTTGTGCTCGCTTCGACGCTTCGTTGCCACGAGAGGCAAACCCAAAACGATTTGGTCAGACAATGCATCAAATTTTGTGGGCGCAAAAAATGAGTTGGATGAATTAAAGCAGATGTTTTCGAGGCAATCACATCTAAATGCCATTCATGATCAATGTCTTGATGATGGCATTGATTGGAAATTTATTCCACCCAGATCCCCACATTTTGGTGGCCTCTGGGAAGCGGCTGTAAAGTCTGCTAAATTCCATTTTTATCGAGCAGTTGGCCTAAACAAACTTACTTTCGACGAGCTACGCACACTAGtctgccaaatttctgcaatcTTAAACTCTCGTCCATTGTGCCCGCTCTCCGAGGACCCTGAGGACCTAGATGTATTGACGCCTGGCCATTTTTTAGTGGGTGGTCCACTTATTTCAATACCCGAGCCGAATATGTCATGGATAAATTTCGGTCGTCTCAACAGTTGGCAAAAGGTATCGGAATTGCAACAGATTTTTTGGAGAAAGTGGAGTACGTCCTACCTAACGCTGCTACAAGAGAGATCCAAATGGCAGGCTCAAAGTGACAATATATCTGTTGGTGCCATGGTCGTAATAAAAGATGAAAATTTGCCCCCACTAAAGTGGCAAATGGGACGAGTGGAGGAAACTATAAAGGGCGAAGACGGAATAGTTCGAGTGGTGAATGTTCGAACAAGTAGCGGAATCTTTAAGCGAGCCATAACCAAACTAGCCGTACTGCCGATAAGTGAATCAGTTGAAGCCCCAAGACCTTCAACGGGGGGAGGATGTTAA